In the Anaerosporomusa subterranea genome, one interval contains:
- a CDS encoding TIGR04086 family membrane protein: MAKAAKYRKSGMPPSRSAGTAISIIVGFIVSVCISLLFITLLSLMNVISDTFYIDNYLQYLMVAVNMISIFIGSVYAAQRVQSRVLLTGMAVGFLYVVFSVGVGMTMSGETISFSLLAGKLLTGLAAGALGGLVGVNLS, translated from the coding sequence ATGGCGAAAGCAGCCAAGTATCGTAAAAGCGGCATGCCGCCAAGCCGGAGCGCGGGAACAGCCATATCTATTATCGTAGGATTTATTGTGAGTGTTTGCATTTCTTTGTTGTTCATCACACTATTATCATTGATGAATGTCATCTCTGACACCTTTTATATTGACAACTATCTACAGTATTTGATGGTTGCAGTGAATATGATTAGTATTTTTATTGGTAGCGTGTATGCAGCGCAACGGGTGCAATCAAGAGTCCTCTTGACCGGAATGGCTGTAGGATTTCTTTATGTCGTGTTTTCCGTCGGAGTAGGAATGACTATGAGTGGAGAGACGATCTCGTTTTCTCTCTTAGCAGGCAAATTATTAACCGGCTTAGCTGCGGGTGCGCTGGGCGGCTTGGTTGGGGTAAATCTTTCCTAG
- a CDS encoding acetate uptake transporter, with protein MSTGNDQKVQIVVADPSALGLFGLAMVCFVASSQKLGLTTGLSFVVPWAIFLGSIAQMMACVYDFKHNNLFGATVFGGYGLFWISMAAVWLINMGAFGPELAKAVDVKQLGFAFIGYLIFSLFGTVAAMETNKVIFSIMALINVLFITLALDSFKMGGHWAHTIAAYTELIISLLGFYGSGATFLNKWFGKPTLPVGKPFGIFK; from the coding sequence ATGAGTACTGGAAATGATCAGAAAGTTCAAATTGTAGTTGCCGATCCGTCTGCGTTAGGTTTGTTTGGTCTTGCAATGGTTTGTTTTGTCGCATCTTCACAAAAACTCGGTTTAACAACAGGATTATCGTTTGTTGTTCCCTGGGCGATCTTTTTAGGATCAATTGCGCAAATGATGGCTTGCGTTTATGACTTCAAGCACAATAATCTTTTTGGCGCTACTGTGTTTGGTGGCTATGGCCTGTTTTGGATTAGCATGGCTGCAGTTTGGTTGATTAACATGGGTGCTTTCGGACCTGAGCTTGCTAAAGCTGTCGATGTTAAGCAACTTGGATTCGCGTTTATCGGTTACCTTATTTTCTCCCTGTTTGGAACTGTCGCTGCTATGGAAACCAACAAAGTAATCTTCAGCATTATGGCTTTAATCAATGTTTTGTTCATCACGCTCGCTCTGGATTCGTTTAAGATGGGTGGCCACTGGGCGCATACGATTGCCGCTTATACAGAATTAATTATTTCACTGCTCGGCTTCTACGGATCTGGCGCTACTTTCCTCAATAAGTGGTTCGGCAAGCCGACTTTGCCGGTAGGTAAACCCTTTGGCATTTTTAAGTAA
- the mtnP gene encoding S-methyl-5'-thioadenosine phosphorylase: protein MINIAIIGGTGVYDPRILSNIGEESVDTPFGGVKFLVGEYANKKIAFIPRHGSKHSIPPHLINYRANIWAMKHIGVRNILATTAVGSLNLAMKPGHFVVVDQFLDFTKGRVSSFYEGGQRGVVHVDVTDPYCPTLRQVVVTAAAAADISIHASGVYVCTEGPRFETPAEIRMFAKLGGDLVGMTNVPEVVLAREAEMCYSTVSMVTNFAAGISSQPLTHGEVLDTMRENSEKIKRLIMKTIELTDVQDCTCQHALREYGGFKL, encoded by the coding sequence ATGATAAACATAGCAATTATTGGCGGCACAGGCGTGTATGATCCGCGCATACTGTCGAATATTGGAGAAGAGTCTGTCGATACTCCGTTTGGCGGTGTAAAGTTTTTGGTCGGTGAATATGCAAATAAAAAAATTGCTTTTATTCCCCGGCATGGTAGTAAACACTCAATTCCGCCGCATCTAATTAATTATCGAGCCAATATTTGGGCGATGAAGCATATCGGTGTACGCAACATTCTAGCGACAACGGCCGTTGGTTCCCTTAACCTTGCGATGAAGCCAGGACATTTTGTGGTTGTTGATCAGTTCCTTGATTTTACCAAAGGCCGGGTCTCAAGCTTTTATGAAGGTGGACAGCGGGGAGTAGTTCATGTAGATGTCACGGACCCTTACTGCCCAACTTTGCGCCAAGTTGTCGTGACGGCTGCCGCGGCTGCCGATATTTCAATTCACGCCAGTGGAGTATATGTTTGTACAGAAGGACCGCGCTTTGAAACACCTGCCGAAATCAGGATGTTTGCGAAGCTGGGCGGTGATCTGGTAGGAATGACAAATGTGCCAGAGGTCGTTCTGGCCAGAGAAGCCGAGATGTGTTACTCAACGGTATCGATGGTGACCAATTTTGCTGCAGGCATATCCTCGCAGCCCTTGACGCACGGCGAAGTACTTGATACGATGCGAGAAAACAGTGAAAAAATTAAACGTTTAATTATGAAGACAATAGAGCTAACTGATGTCCAAGATTGCACCTGCCAGCATGCGCTACGCGAATATGGCGGTTTTAAACTATAA
- the mtnA gene encoding S-methyl-5-thioribose-1-phosphate isomerase, producing MKSIQWSNDCLCLLNQTALPGSLEYIDCRDHRRVGEAIKRLEVRGAPAIGAAAAFGLVLGARELAANGENLRMLLPQVAEELLNTRPTAVNLSWALKRMMAVLDSVSSDADIVVALEQEAVAIMEEDRQVNAAISRHGLELFEQPIHAILTHCNAGALATVEYGTALGVIRQAWANGKIGRVFADETRPLLQGARLTVWELMQDGIPVTLITDNMAGWVMKKQMVQAVIVGADRIALNGDVANKIGTYSVAVLAQKHNIPFYVAAPLSTFDFSLQTGDSIPIEERDSCEVAAFGGQVVAPAGVEVFNPAFDVTPHELITAIITEHGVLRPPFCTAIASIQKEKGGK from the coding sequence TTGAAATCAATTCAGTGGTCGAATGACTGTTTGTGTTTGCTGAACCAAACAGCGCTTCCTGGAAGCCTGGAGTACATAGATTGCCGTGATCATCGGCGCGTCGGTGAAGCCATAAAAAGACTTGAGGTGCGCGGTGCGCCTGCCATTGGTGCAGCGGCAGCGTTTGGTCTGGTGCTGGGAGCCCGCGAATTGGCGGCAAATGGAGAAAATCTGCGAATGCTGTTGCCACAGGTTGCAGAGGAATTGCTAAACACGCGTCCCACTGCCGTCAACTTGTCATGGGCCTTGAAACGGATGATGGCTGTGTTGGATAGTGTATCTTCGGATGCGGATATTGTGGTTGCCTTAGAACAGGAAGCTGTTGCAATCATGGAAGAAGATCGCCAAGTGAATGCGGCAATCTCTCGCCATGGTCTTGAACTATTCGAGCAGCCGATTCATGCGATTCTCACTCACTGTAATGCCGGAGCGCTGGCAACTGTTGAGTACGGAACCGCCTTAGGCGTCATTCGTCAGGCGTGGGCGAATGGCAAAATCGGCCGGGTTTTTGCTGATGAGACCAGACCGTTGCTGCAAGGAGCTCGTCTGACAGTATGGGAATTGATGCAGGACGGAATTCCAGTTACCTTAATTACTGACAATATGGCTGGTTGGGTGATGAAGAAGCAAATGGTTCAGGCTGTTATTGTCGGAGCTGACCGAATCGCATTAAATGGTGATGTTGCCAATAAAATTGGCACATATAGCGTTGCGGTTCTTGCACAGAAACACAATATTCCATTCTATGTCGCAGCTCCACTGTCAACCTTTGATTTTAGTCTGCAAACAGGTGATAGCATTCCGATTGAGGAGCGCGACTCCTGTGAGGTGGCGGCATTTGGCGGACAGGTTGTTGCACCTGCCGGAGTCGAAGTCTTTAACCCGGCATTTGATGTTACTCCCCATGAACTGATCACAGCAATCATCACAGAGCATGGCGTTCTTCGCCCACCGTTCTGTACAGCTATAGCTTCTATTCAAAAAGAGAAAGGTGGTAAATAA
- a CDS encoding adenosylhomocysteinase, with product MKSIIRDASLAPQGLAKINWVKEHMPVLNILNTELSVSKPLAGINLVITMHLEAKTAYLALVLKNAGASVAVTGSNPLSTQDDVAAALAEQGVNVFAWYNSTQEEYDDFLHKALDCRPQIIVDDGGDLVALLHGERQEQATEILGGSEETTTGVLRLRALAGSGRMRFPMIAVNDAYCKYLFDNRYGTGQSTWDGIMRTTNLTVAGKTVVVAGYGWCGKGVAMRAKGLGANVIVTEIDPIKAAEAAFDGFGVMPMAEAARKGDFFVTLTGCADVIRREHFAVMKSGAMLANAGHFDVEINKLHLAEMAISKRSVRKNIEEYALADGRKLYLLAEGRLVNLAAGDGHPTEIMDLSFAMQTLAILHILRNHQDMKPEVYTLPAELDQQVAALKIRAMGIAIDELSDEQKRYLQGE from the coding sequence TTGAAATCGATAATTCGTGATGCGTCACTTGCACCGCAAGGGCTTGCCAAAATTAACTGGGTTAAAGAACATATGCCGGTACTTAATATTCTCAATACTGAATTGTCTGTATCTAAGCCTCTCGCAGGTATTAACTTGGTGATCACTATGCACTTAGAGGCCAAGACTGCATACCTCGCCTTGGTCCTGAAGAATGCCGGGGCAAGTGTGGCTGTTACCGGCAGCAATCCGTTATCAACGCAAGATGATGTTGCAGCAGCCTTAGCGGAGCAAGGTGTCAACGTCTTTGCTTGGTACAATTCGACACAGGAAGAATATGATGACTTCTTACATAAAGCTCTTGATTGCAGACCGCAAATTATTGTCGATGATGGCGGTGATCTGGTTGCGCTGCTACATGGTGAGCGTCAGGAGCAAGCAACTGAAATTCTTGGCGGTTCAGAAGAAACGACTACCGGTGTCCTGCGCTTGCGCGCATTGGCTGGATCAGGGAGAATGCGCTTCCCAATGATTGCTGTCAATGATGCATACTGCAAATACCTCTTTGATAACCGTTATGGCACTGGTCAATCTACCTGGGATGGCATTATGCGGACGACCAATTTGACGGTAGCCGGCAAAACTGTTGTTGTGGCTGGTTATGGATGGTGCGGTAAGGGCGTTGCTATGCGAGCCAAAGGGTTAGGCGCAAATGTTATTGTTACCGAAATTGATCCGATCAAGGCGGCAGAAGCGGCGTTTGATGGCTTTGGAGTTATGCCGATGGCTGAGGCGGCAAGAAAAGGTGATTTCTTTGTCACTCTAACTGGCTGCGCTGATGTTATCCGCAGAGAGCATTTTGCCGTTATGAAGTCTGGTGCTATGCTCGCCAACGCGGGCCACTTTGATGTGGAGATTAATAAACTGCATCTCGCGGAAATGGCAATTTCTAAGCGTAGTGTCAGAAAGAACATTGAAGAGTATGCCCTTGCCGATGGTAGAAAGCTATATCTGTTAGCTGAAGGTCGGTTGGTCAATTTGGCGGCAGGCGATGGCCATCCAACAGAAATCATGGATTTGTCGTTTGCGATGCAAACGCTGGCGATCCTTCATATTTTACGGAACCACCAAGACATGAAGCCCGAGGTTTATACATTACCTGCTGAGCTGGACCAACAGGTTGCTGCTTTGAAAATACGGGCAATGGGCATAGCGATTGATGAGTTGAGTGACGAACAAAAACGCTATCTTCAGGGTGAGTAA
- a CDS encoding class II aldolase/adducin family protein codes for MTGKDIRYWREKILETGIYLLDKGLVTGTWGNISVRISENLFAITPSGRNYRTIQPDDIVIVNASGETVEGHLSPSSELPLHLAVYAARPDIGGIVHTHSVFASACAVSRRAIPPIIEDLVQLAGGEISVAPYALPGTQQLADNAVHALASKFAVLLANHGVVACGKTLNEAMTAAELVEKAAQIFSWAQLLGGAVPLSEEDVAGMHSFYLEHYRQRQGG; via the coding sequence ATGACCGGCAAGGATATACGGTATTGGCGCGAAAAGATCCTGGAGACAGGAATATACCTACTCGATAAGGGCTTGGTGACTGGGACCTGGGGTAATATTAGTGTGCGCATTAGTGAGAATCTATTTGCGATAACACCGTCAGGTCGTAACTACCGAACTATACAGCCAGACGATATTGTCATTGTGAATGCAAGCGGAGAAACTGTCGAGGGGCACCTCTCCCCATCGTCAGAATTGCCACTACATCTGGCAGTTTATGCGGCAAGGCCCGATATCGGCGGTATCGTGCATACTCATAGTGTGTTTGCCAGTGCGTGCGCAGTTTCACGTCGGGCAATACCACCAATAATCGAAGACCTAGTGCAGCTGGCAGGCGGGGAAATCTCTGTTGCACCATATGCGTTGCCGGGCACACAACAATTGGCCGACAATGCTGTCCACGCTCTAGCTAGCAAATTTGCTGTACTGCTCGCTAACCATGGCGTGGTGGCCTGTGGCAAAACTCTTAACGAGGCAATGACAGCCGCGGAATTAGTGGAGAAGGCAGCGCAGATCTTCAGTTGGGCGCAATTGCTAGGAGGAGCTGTCCCCCTCAGTGAAGAAGATGTAGCAGGAATGCACAGTTTCTATCTAGAACACTATAGGCAACGGCAAGGAGGTTAA
- a CDS encoding amidohydrolase: MGNLLLKNGEVLLPNGSVQQLDIVIENNVIMALGHAPLNWQGEVIDCTGKLAIPGFINTHTHAAMTLFRSYADDMLLMDWLKKKIWPAEAKLTGEDVYWGSLLAIAEMLKSGTTAFADMYFFMDDVARAVAETGIRASLARGMAGVAPTGEQALLESESFYTQFNGAADGRISVMLGPHAPYTCPPAYLRKVVAMSEKLGAEVHIHLSETAGEVEDCLKEHGKTPIALMEEVGLLQRGVLAAHCVHVTPDDIQLMAARKVRVAHNPGSNMKLASGIAPVEDMLKAGLCVGLGTDGASSNNNLDMMEELRLAALLQKVNRYDPLVIPAGTAIAMATENGARCLGFEKTGKIEAGYRADITLINMNEPHWYPRHDCSSLLVYAAQGRDVDTVLVDGRILMKNRQLTTIDEERLAHEVQKRAMRLVKQ; the protein is encoded by the coding sequence ATGGGAAATTTGTTACTGAAGAATGGTGAAGTCCTGTTGCCGAATGGCTCGGTTCAGCAGCTAGACATCGTTATTGAGAATAATGTAATTATGGCGCTCGGTCATGCACCGCTCAATTGGCAAGGTGAAGTGATTGACTGTACAGGAAAGCTAGCGATTCCGGGTTTTATTAATACCCACACCCATGCAGCCATGACGCTTTTTCGCAGCTATGCGGATGATATGCTACTAATGGATTGGCTAAAGAAAAAAATTTGGCCGGCTGAAGCTAAGCTGACAGGCGAGGATGTGTACTGGGGCTCATTATTGGCAATCGCCGAGATGCTGAAATCTGGAACAACTGCCTTTGCCGATATGTATTTCTTTATGGATGATGTTGCCCGCGCTGTAGCTGAAACCGGCATTCGCGCTTCTCTGGCCAGAGGTATGGCTGGCGTCGCGCCTACCGGGGAACAGGCACTTTTAGAGAGTGAAAGCTTTTACACTCAATTTAATGGCGCAGCCGATGGTAGAATCAGCGTGATGTTAGGACCGCACGCGCCGTATACCTGTCCGCCCGCCTATTTACGAAAAGTGGTTGCTATGTCAGAGAAGTTAGGCGCCGAAGTCCATATTCACCTTTCTGAGACTGCTGGTGAAGTGGAAGATTGTCTAAAGGAGCACGGCAAAACCCCGATTGCTCTTATGGAAGAGGTCGGCCTGCTTCAAAGAGGAGTCCTTGCGGCTCATTGTGTTCATGTAACGCCGGACGATATCCAGCTAATGGCTGCACGCAAGGTCCGGGTTGCGCACAATCCAGGCAGCAACATGAAATTGGCCAGCGGCATCGCACCGGTCGAAGATATGCTCAAGGCCGGATTATGTGTTGGTTTAGGTACTGACGGCGCGTCAAGTAACAATAACCTTGATATGATGGAAGAATTGCGGCTGGCTGCGTTATTGCAAAAGGTTAACCGCTATGATCCGTTGGTTATTCCTGCTGGAACTGCGATAGCCATGGCTACAGAGAATGGAGCCCGCTGTCTGGGATTTGAGAAAACTGGAAAAATTGAAGCTGGCTATCGCGCTGACATTACATTAATTAATATGAACGAGCCACACTGGTATCCTCGTCATGATTGTAGTTCACTGTTGGTTTATGCGGCGCAAGGCCGGGATGTAGATACGGTGTTGGTTGATGGTCGCATATTGATGAAAAATCGTCAGTTAACCACCATTGACGAAGAACGGTTGGCCCATGAAGTGCAAAAACGCGCTATGCGATTGGTCAAACAGTAG
- a CDS encoding sulfide/dihydroorotate dehydrogenase-like FAD/NAD-binding protein, with protein MYVIEKTEELSQGVKSFIVKAPRIAKKCQPGQFIILRTDEDGERIPLTIADFNRETGTITLIFQEVGCSTRQLGRLQAGQAILDVAGPLGNASHIDKFGTVVCIGGGIGVAPVYPIARAYREAGNKVVSIIGARNESLLILEKEMAAVSDILHVTTDDGSKGHKGMVIDPLKSMIAAGEKIDLVIAIGPVVMMRGVAEVTRPYGIKTIVSLNPIMVDGTGMCGGCRVSVGNTNKFACVDGPEFDAHQVDFTGLMARQRMYLEHEKEERKCGGECSCH; from the coding sequence TTGTACGTCATTGAAAAAACAGAAGAATTATCGCAAGGAGTTAAAAGCTTTATTGTAAAAGCTCCACGCATAGCTAAAAAATGTCAACCTGGACAATTTATTATTCTTCGCACTGATGAAGATGGTGAACGGATTCCATTAACGATCGCCGATTTTAATCGCGAGACTGGCACCATTACACTAATCTTTCAGGAGGTTGGCTGTTCAACCCGTCAGCTTGGCAGACTTCAGGCAGGGCAAGCAATTCTTGATGTTGCCGGTCCACTTGGCAATGCCAGCCATATCGATAAATTCGGCACAGTCGTTTGCATTGGCGGCGGTATCGGAGTCGCTCCCGTTTATCCCATCGCCCGGGCTTACCGGGAGGCGGGAAATAAGGTGGTATCCATCATCGGTGCCAGAAATGAAAGCTTGTTAATTCTCGAAAAAGAAATGGCGGCAGTGAGTGATATTCTGCACGTAACAACTGATGACGGCTCAAAAGGACACAAAGGAATGGTTATCGATCCGCTAAAGTCCATGATTGCGGCAGGTGAGAAAATCGACTTAGTCATAGCTATTGGTCCTGTCGTTATGATGCGTGGTGTGGCAGAAGTTACTCGCCCTTATGGGATCAAGACCATTGTTAGCCTTAACCCGATCATGGTTGATGGTACTGGCATGTGTGGCGGTTGTCGGGTCAGTGTTGGTAATACCAATAAATTTGCATGTGTTGATGGTCCGGAGTTTGATGCTCATCAAGTTGACTTTACCGGACTAATGGCTAGACAAAGAATGTACCTTGAACACGAAAAAGAGGAACGCAAATGCGGAGGTGAATGCTCATGTCACTAA
- the gltA gene encoding NADPH-dependent glutamate synthase codes for MLMSLRHKMPEQTPDERRKNFKEVTLGYTADIAKAEADRCLQCKTAPCRQGCPVEVNIPAFIKHLREDRPDQAVAEIKQKNNLPAVCGRVCPQEHQCEKLCVLAKKGQPVAIGRLERFAADYGLSCDCEPREVGAEPLGKVAIIGAGPAGLTAAGDLACLGYDVTVFEALHEPGGVLMYGIPEFRLPKSIVRKEIDGLKQLGVTIEVNAIAGKTFTIDELFEEEGFEAVFIGTGAGLPHFMDIPGENLNGVYSANEFLTRVNLMKAYQFPQSGTPVHIGKNVAVVGAGNVAMDSARTALRLGAENVYIVYRRSEAEIPARAEELEHAKEEGVQFHLLTAPVRIMGSEKGWVSGLECIRMELGEPDKSGRRRPIPVEGSEYTLDVDAVVMAIGQGPNPLVQHTTPGLEVNKNGNIIANEAGFTSKEGVFAGGDIVTGAATVILAMGAGKKAAVAIHQFLQEKHAVKE; via the coding sequence ATGCTCATGTCACTAAGACACAAAATGCCTGAGCAAACGCCCGATGAAAGGCGCAAAAACTTTAAGGAAGTTACTTTAGGTTATACTGCCGATATCGCTAAGGCTGAGGCGGATCGCTGCCTTCAATGTAAAACAGCGCCCTGTCGGCAAGGGTGTCCGGTTGAGGTTAATATACCGGCGTTTATTAAACATTTACGGGAAGACCGTCCTGATCAAGCTGTTGCTGAGATTAAGCAAAAGAACAATCTGCCAGCTGTTTGCGGTCGGGTTTGCCCACAAGAACATCAATGTGAAAAACTCTGTGTTCTCGCTAAGAAAGGGCAACCAGTTGCGATTGGCCGCTTGGAGCGCTTTGCTGCTGATTATGGTCTAAGCTGTGACTGTGAGCCGCGTGAAGTAGGCGCAGAACCGCTCGGCAAAGTTGCGATCATCGGCGCTGGCCCGGCAGGTCTGACTGCCGCCGGTGATCTAGCTTGTCTTGGCTATGACGTGACCGTGTTTGAAGCCTTGCATGAGCCAGGTGGGGTATTAATGTATGGGATTCCGGAATTCCGTCTGCCCAAGTCAATAGTCCGCAAAGAGATTGACGGTTTGAAGCAGCTTGGTGTTACGATTGAAGTGAACGCCATTGCTGGTAAAACCTTTACGATTGACGAATTGTTTGAGGAGGAAGGCTTTGAAGCTGTATTTATCGGTACAGGTGCCGGTTTGCCTCACTTTATGGACATACCTGGTGAAAATCTCAATGGAGTCTATTCTGCCAATGAGTTTTTGACCCGCGTGAATTTGATGAAAGCCTATCAATTCCCGCAATCAGGTACTCCGGTTCACATCGGAAAAAATGTTGCAGTCGTTGGTGCCGGCAACGTAGCGATGGATTCGGCGCGTACAGCTCTGCGCTTGGGCGCTGAAAACGTTTATATCGTTTACCGCCGTTCTGAAGCCGAAATTCCCGCGCGGGCAGAAGAATTGGAACATGCAAAAGAAGAAGGCGTTCAATTCCATTTGCTGACTGCGCCGGTCAGGATTATGGGCAGTGAAAAAGGATGGGTCAGTGGGCTGGAGTGCATCAGGATGGAGCTTGGCGAACCGGATAAATCAGGACGCCGTCGACCGATTCCGGTAGAGGGTTCCGAATACACCCTTGATGTTGATGCAGTTGTTATGGCAATTGGCCAGGGCCCCAATCCCTTAGTGCAACACACTACCCCGGGTCTAGAGGTGAATAAAAATGGCAATATTATCGCCAATGAAGCAGGTTTCACCTCTAAAGAAGGCGTATTCGCGGGTGGCGATATTGTGACCGGAGCCGCAACTGTTATCCTAGCTATGGGTGCCGGCAAGAAGGCTGCAGTTGCTATTCATCAGTTTTTGCAAGAAAAGCATGCTGTGAAGGAGTAA
- a CDS encoding LL-diaminopimelate aminotransferase: MIDHAVRMQGLTSAIFTQVDGLRKQAAAAGKDVISLSIGSPDLAPAPHIITAMKEAINDPRNYGYTLSKGVPEFLRSVANWYKKFDVDLDPETEVHSLIGSQDGLAHIALCLVNPGDVVLVPDPGYPIFSAGPLVAGAELRLMPLTAENGFLPDLDAIDEATLRRAKLMILNYPNNPLAATAPREFFAKVVEIAKRYQIIVCHDFAYSELVFDGYRPDSFLSIPGAKDVAIEFHSLSKTYNMAGCRAAFAVGNAEVISLLGRLKSNFDYGIFYPIQKAAVAALTGPQDCVRETARVYQNRRDVLVEGFRAIGWNVPKPQASMYIWAPVPTCQSSYDFVVSLIEHTGVSVTPGIGFGPHGEGYIRIALVQPEQRLAEAVERIRNWLGRI, from the coding sequence GTGATTGACCATGCAGTTCGAATGCAGGGTCTGACTTCGGCGATTTTTACACAAGTTGACGGATTGCGCAAACAAGCGGCAGCCGCTGGCAAGGATGTCATCAGTTTAAGTATTGGCAGCCCGGATTTAGCGCCAGCGCCGCATATCATCACTGCCATGAAAGAAGCCATTAATGATCCGAGGAATTACGGATATACTTTATCCAAAGGGGTTCCGGAATTTCTTCGCTCTGTCGCTAATTGGTATAAAAAATTTGACGTTGATTTAGATCCAGAGACTGAAGTGCATTCGCTGATCGGCTCACAGGACGGACTGGCCCATATTGCACTTTGTTTGGTCAACCCCGGCGACGTCGTACTTGTTCCTGATCCTGGCTATCCAATTTTCAGTGCAGGACCATTAGTTGCGGGCGCCGAATTGCGATTAATGCCCCTCACTGCTGAGAATGGTTTTTTACCTGACCTTGATGCCATCGATGAGGCAACTTTGCGCCGCGCCAAACTGATGATACTAAACTATCCCAATAATCCGCTGGCTGCGACCGCGCCCCGCGAGTTCTTCGCTAAAGTTGTTGAAATCGCCAAACGGTATCAAATTATCGTCTGTCATGATTTCGCCTATAGTGAGCTGGTCTTTGACGGCTATCGCCCTGACAGTTTCCTTAGTATTCCTGGAGCTAAAGATGTGGCAATTGAGTTCCATTCATTATCTAAGACGTATAATATGGCTGGTTGCCGAGCTGCGTTTGCGGTTGGCAATGCAGAAGTCATCTCGTTGTTGGGTCGTTTGAAGTCTAATTTTGACTACGGAATTTTCTATCCTATTCAAAAGGCTGCTGTTGCGGCTCTAACCGGCCCACAGGACTGTGTACGGGAAACGGCGCGCGTCTACCAAAACAGACGGGACGTATTAGTGGAAGGCTTTCGTGCTATCGGATGGAATGTTCCAAAGCCGCAAGCTTCGATGTATATATGGGCGCCAGTGCCAACATGTCAGTCGTCGTATGACTTTGTTGTTAGTTTAATTGAACACACTGGGGTATCGGTTACTCCGGGCATCGGTTTTGGCCCCCACGGCGAAGGATATATTCGTATTGCATTGGTGCAACCTGAACAAAGACTGGCCGAGGCTGTCGAACGCATTCGGAATTGGTTAGGAAGAATATGA
- a CDS encoding ASCH domain-containing protein: MRALSFYSAQHHEQLQNRRKKCTIRLGDKTGKYSEGDIVWITAGKRYEPKQKIFTAVIDRVLVKPIAQLTSDDIHGENPDVDGVGDVLAFLEAMYDKTMTPTDKVTVVYFSEVIE; the protein is encoded by the coding sequence ATGCGTGCCCTAAGCTTCTATTCCGCGCAACATCACGAGCAATTGCAGAACCGGAGAAAAAAATGTACCATCCGTTTAGGCGATAAAACCGGTAAATACTCTGAAGGAGATATTGTCTGGATCACAGCAGGAAAACGCTATGAACCTAAACAAAAAATCTTCACTGCCGTCATTGACCGAGTCTTAGTTAAACCGATTGCCCAACTGACTAGCGACGATATTCATGGTGAAAACCCGGATGTCGACGGTGTCGGTGATGTGCTGGCCTTTTTAGAAGCGATGTATGATAAAACAATGACACCGACTGATAAAGTTACTGTCGTCTACTTTTCAGAGGTTATAGAATAG
- the pduL gene encoding phosphate propanoyltransferase, with the protein MSTPKIPVGVSGRHLHVSREHLDVLFGEGYQLHPIKDLSQPGQFACQEIVDIVGPKGSFKNVRILGPERKKTQIEVALTDAIKLGINPPVRDSGDIAASPGVTIVGPKGSVNLEEGVIAAKRHIHMTPADAQTFGVKDKDIVKVRLGGERGLIFDEVLIRVNDQFSLEMHIDTDEGNAAMAKTGGQVEIIA; encoded by the coding sequence ATGTCTACACCAAAAATTCCCGTAGGAGTATCTGGTCGTCATCTACATGTATCACGTGAACATTTAGACGTCCTGTTTGGTGAGGGGTATCAGCTTCACCCTATAAAGGACCTGTCCCAACCTGGCCAGTTCGCTTGTCAGGAGATTGTGGATATTGTCGGACCTAAAGGCAGCTTTAAAAATGTTCGCATACTAGGTCCGGAACGCAAAAAAACCCAGATTGAAGTAGCTTTGACTGACGCGATAAAGTTGGGTATTAATCCTCCTGTCCGCGATTCAGGAGATATCGCTGCTTCACCGGGAGTTACTATTGTTGGACCGAAAGGCAGTGTAAATCTTGAAGAAGGCGTCATCGCCGCTAAGCGTCATATTCATATGACTCCAGCAGACGCTCAAACGTTTGGTGTAAAAGACAAAGATATTGTAAAAGTTCGCCTAGGTGGTGAGCGTGGGCTGATCTTTGATGAAGTTCTCATTCGTGTGAATGACCAATTCAGCCTGGAAATGCATATTGACACAGATGAAGGCAATGCTGCGATGGCAAAGACGGGCGGTCAGGTAGAGATTATTGCATAA